GGTAGGCTTGATTGACAGCCCTGGCAAATAAAACGCAATGGGCATATCCGCTGGATCTGACACTGGTCGCCCCCCACTTCACTCTGAATTCCTTTGCTTCTACTATCGGGAGAATCGTTAGGCTGCCAATGGCAACGAATACGAATAAAAAGAACATAATTTTCTTCATTTCCTTCACCTCCTTGAAAGATTAACTTCCTGATCCAATGGCCAGTGAGATCTTTTCTCGAGACACCTCCTTTCTTCGTTGATCCCTATAGAGGGATATTTCCGTGCCGCCGGGGTGGCTTCTCCTCCCTTTTCCCCTTCAGGGAACGGAAGGCCCGGATGACCCTTAGTCGAGTCTCCCCGGGCTCAATCACGTCATCGATGCACATGGTCTGGGCCAGCCGGTAGGGGTTGGCAAAAAGGTCCCGATACTCCCGGATCTTTTCCTGGAGGAGAGCCGCCGGATCCGCCGCTGCTTTCAGTTCCCGGTTGTAGAGAAGCTTGGCTGCCTGCTCGGCCCCCATGATGGCAAACTCGGCGGTGGGCCAGGCATAGGCGATATCCGTTCCGTGGCAATTATGGCCGCCCATGGCCCAGTGCCCTCCCCCATAGGACTTGCGGAGGGTGATGGCCACTTTGGGAACGGTCGATTCGCAGAAAGCATAGAGAAGTTTTGCTCCGTGGCGGATGATTCCCGTGTGCTCCTGTTGGACTCCCGGAAGATATCCGGGGGTATCCACCAAAAACATCAGCGGGATGTTGAAGGCATCGCAAAAACGAATAAACCGGGCACTTTTGTCCGAAGAATCGACGGTAAGGGAGCCGCCCAGGAACATGGGTTGATTGGCGACGATCCCGATGGACATCCCCCCCAACCGGGCGAAGCCGGTGACGATATTTTTCGCAAAGTCGGCCTTGGCTTCCATGAAGTCGCCGTCATCCACGATTTTCTTGATGACCCGACGGATATCGTAGGCACGCTGAGGATTCGAAGGGACCAGGTCCTCCAGTTCGGGAACCAGACGGTCCTCGGGGTCCCCGTTGGGGCGGTCGGGGGGCAACTCCCGATAGTTGGGGGGAAAATAACTCAACAGCTTGCGAATCTGCTGGAAGCACTCCTGCTCGCTGGCGACCAGAAAATCGGCCGCTCCAGTAACCTGGGTGCAAACCCGCGCGCCTCCCAGTTTGTCAAAGGTGATCTCCTCTCCGGTAATTTCCCGGATGATGGCCGGACCGGTGATGAACATCTCTCCCAAGCCTTCGA
This region of Deltaproteobacteria bacterium genomic DNA includes:
- a CDS encoding acyl-CoA carboxylase subunit beta; its protein translation is MQEAIKELRERRAQAKVTAGEQKIAEVHQKGLLTARERIEALLDPGTFCEQYPFAETIGRDFGLDRKRYPGDGAIVGWGNVDNQRVYVTANDSLIMGGSGSSSHIRKMSLTIDQAVKNGSPLIQLNDSSGGRIQEGADKTSYALSVFYSNTLASGVVPQITAILGRCAGYAVYGAALTDFVFIVEGLGEMFITGPAIIREITGEEITFDKLGGARVCTQVTGAADFLVASEQECFQQIRKLLSYFPPNYRELPPDRPNGDPEDRLVPELEDLVPSNPQRAYDIRRVIKKIVDDGDFMEAKADFAKNIVTGFARLGGMSIGIVANQPMFLGGSLTVDSSDKSARFIRFCDAFNIPLMFLVDTPGYLPGVQQEHTGIIRHGAKLLYAFCESTVPKVAITLRKSYGGGHWAMGGHNCHGTDIAYAWPTAEFAIMGAEQAAKLLYNRELKAAADPAALLQEKIREYRDLFANPYRLAQTMCIDDVIEPGETRLRVIRAFRSLKGKREEKPPRRHGNIPL